The Primulina eburnea isolate SZY01 chromosome 8, ASM2296580v1, whole genome shotgun sequence genome contains a region encoding:
- the LOC140838281 gene encoding zinc finger CCCH domain-containing protein 14-like: MQKKSCGYDAFAADDEKSSAASSGGAAPMHFSRSNPFVLPLSPPCLNSNASYSALFQNCSPNSTSETASFDSDDIFDRRCFSSGSSLEYQQLYNRYTLCVAQIHDSLAEADALRLENDALRLSNADLTNRVAVLFSCDRFLCDFNRLNIASPSAAPRASHIASPQAHSEHNCVERKNTERVTLPKSISVRSSGYLKINRPSTETTRQKAATQSIPELQRVYVPLSKKEEESLEFEVYDQGMSKTELCNKWQETGACPYGENCQFAHGINELRPVIRHPRYKTEVCRMVLTGDICPYGHRCHFRHSLTEQERLMAATTPR; the protein is encoded by the exons ATGCAGAAGAAGAGTTGTGGATACGATGCTTTCGCCGCCGACGACGAAAAGTCATCCGCGGCCTCCTCAGGTGGTGCGGCGCCGATGCATTTCTCGAGGTCGAATCCGTTTGTTTTGCCTTTGTCGCCGCCCTGCCTGAACTCCAATGCGTCCTATTCCGCGCTATTTCAGAACTGCTCTCCTAATTCTACTTCCGAAACTGCCTCTTTCGACAGCGACGACATTTTTGATAGGCGATGCTTCAGTTCCGGCAGCAGTCTCGAGTACCAGCAGCTTTACAATCGTTACACACTCTGCGTTGCTCAGATTCATGATTCCCTAGCTGAGGCTGACGCACTCCGTCTGGAAAATGATGCTCTCCGCCTCTCCAACGCCGATCTCACCAACCGTGTAGCTGTGCTCTTCTCTTGCGATCGATTTCTCTGTGACTTCAACCGCCTCAATATCGCTTCTCCCTCCGCAGCTCCGCGTGCTTCTCACATTGCCTCTCCACAAGCTCATTCTGAACATAATTGTGTGGAGCGGAAGAATACAGAAAGAGTGACTCTTCCAAAGAGCATTTCTGTGCGTTCTAGTGGTTATCTGAAGATAAATCGCCCCAGCACGGAGACAACTCGCCAAAAAGCAGCGACTCAATCTATTCCAGAACTG CAAAGAGTGTATGTACCATTGTCAAAAAAGGAAGAAGAATCACTGGAATTCGAAGTGTACGACCAAGGAATGTCCAAAACCGAGCTGTGTAACAAGTGGCAGGAGACTGGCGCCTGTCCGTACGGGGAGAACTGCCAATTCGCCCACGGAATCAACGAGTTGAGGCCAGTGATCAGGCATCCACGATACAAAACTGAGGTTTGCCGAATGGTGCTCACAGGCGACATCTGCCCGTATGGTCACCGTTGCCACTTCCGCCACTCTCTTACCGAGCAGGAGCGCCTGATGGCAGCAACTACACCACGGTGA